The proteins below are encoded in one region of Rhododendron vialii isolate Sample 1 chromosome 7a, ASM3025357v1:
- the LOC131334756 gene encoding putative disease resistance protein At3g14460, producing the protein MPPKIGKLTSLQTLSNFIVSQDEGTTINELGNLVHLRGTLCISGLENVADALDAKRANLNNKQGLDVLLMKWSNISNNSRNGRVEAQVLDMLRPHKKLKELTISGYHGLTFPTWVENPLFSNMISLKLQNCEKCISLPPLGHLPLLKRLYIQGMKAVENVGLEFYGLGCSNPFPALQILTLEDMPEWKEWSLFGVKKVAQAFVLLSELSIKRCPKLLGKLPSNLPCLRKLEIEECPLLVVAWVPRPTELYEVRNTLHFDSLTSLSLKDVSFPDSFGNPELGDDESVVDAWHNHLSLLTSLTVENIQGLTSLPGWLLQGLTGLEQLYIYGCKDLTSLWKNESIIHHHLPALRLLVIEGCPQLISLFEEEDEEGKDGEEEAELSGGLHSLRSLKELIIRTCPRLISFPKTGLPSMLTTLDIYDCDALQSLPELNSLEFLGVSECPSLTYLSFSGTGLPPSLEFLYIEKCENLESVLAEEGMKINCPSLQYVIVWDCDSLKSLPDVMQNTYNGGCPRNLCTLHISNCENVESIPEGWFTATNLTELNIKGCKKLKGLPHHASSSSSSNNNNNNNQHHHQQLTSLQKLQIDSCAAAAATGLVSYILKEESSSYFTNLTSLYLFKVDTGGNNNSPLEWGLHRLSSLRLLYLHDHGWASFPPKEEEEGMTLWLPPSLISLRIVLFQNLEKLSCKDFRSLPSLEQIAICGCPKLTTITELGQLPSLWELEIWDCPNLASFSAEEKGLRQLLPPSLLKLEIKGDCPLLKRRCEKGKGKYWVLISHIPQVQIDDKFVFDPSSP; encoded by the coding sequence ATGCCACCAAAAATAGGTAAATTGACAAGTCTTCAAACATTATCAAACTTTATTGTTAGCCAAGACGAGGGGACTACCATAAATGAGTTGGGCAACTTAGTTCATCTTAGAGGGACACTTTGTATATCAGGCTTGGAAAATGTGGCGGATGCTCTGGATGCCAAGAGGGCCAATTTGAATAATAAACAAGGCTTAGATGTGTTGTTGATGAAATGGAGTAACATCTCAAATAATTCTCGCAATGGACGAGTTGAAGCACAAGTGCTTGACATGCTAAGACCTCATAAGAAGTTAAAAGAGCTTACCATTAGTGGTTACCATGGCCTAACATTTCCAACTTGGGTTGAAAATCCTTTGTTCTCTAACATGATCAGCTTGAAGCTCCAAaattgtgaaaaatgcatttccTTGCCACCTTTGGGGCACTTACCCTTGCTTAAAAGACTCTACATTCAAGGGATGAAGGCAGTAGAGAATGTTGGACTCGAGTTCTATGGATTGGGCTGCTCAAATCCATTCCCAGCTCTACAAATTTTAACGTTGGAGGACATGCCGGAATGGAAAGAGTGGTCTCTTTTTGGAGTCAAGAAAGTAGCTCAAGCATTTGTTCTCTTGTCAGAGCTCTCCATTAAAAGGTGCCCCAAGCTTTTGGGTAAATTGCCCAGCAATCTTCCTTGCTTGAGAAAGCTGGAAATTGAAGAGTGCCCACTATTGGTGGTTGCATGGGTTCCAAGACCTACAGAGCTTTATGAAGTGAGGAACACTCTTCACTTTGATTCACTCACCTCCCTATCTCTCAAAGACGTGTCATTTCCGGACTCCTTCGGTAATCCAGAATTGGGTGATGATGAATCAGTGGTGGATGCATGGCACAACCATTTGAGCTTGCTGACTTCCCTGACAGTTGAAAACATTCAGGGTCTCACGAGTCTACCAGGTTGGCTTCTTCAAGGGCTGACGGGACTCGAACAACTCTACATCTATGGCTGTAAAGACCTCACATCATTGTGGAAGAATGAATCGATAATACACCATCATCTCCCTGCCCTACGACTTTTGGTGATTGAAGGTTGCCCCCAACTTATTTCCTTgtttgaagaagaagacgaagaaggaAAAGACGGAGAAGAAGAAGCGGAGCTGTCAGGAGGGTTGCACAGCCTCAGATCTCTTAAGGAGCTCATCATCCGCACTTGTCCACGTCTCATCTCTTTTCCAAAGACAGGTTTGCCATCTATGCTCACAACACTGGATATATACGATTGTGACGCTCTGCAGTCCCTACCTGAGTTGAATAGTCTCGAGTTTTTGGGTGTTTCAGAGTGTCCATCACTCACGTACTTAAGTTTTTCCGGAACTGGGCTACCGCCCTCTCTCGAATTCCTTTATattgaaaaatgtgaaaatcTGGAATCAGTACTAGCAGAGGAAGGGATGAAAATCAACTGTCCATCTCTTCAATATGTTATTGTCTGGGATTGTGATAGCCTCAAATCCTTGCCTGATGTGATGCAAAATACTTACAATGGTGGATGTCCCAGGAATCTTTGCACATTGCATATAAGCAATTGTGAGAATGTGGAGTCCATTCCAGAAGGATGGTTTACCGCAACCAATCTTACAGAACTGAACATCAAAGGGTGCAAGAAACTCAAGGGCCTGCCACACCAtgccagcagcagcagcagcagcaacaacaacaacaacaacaatcagCACCACCACCAGCAGCTCACTAGTCTTCAAAAGTTGCAAATAGATAGTTGCGCTGCTGCTGCGGCAACCGGACTCGTATCCTACATTCTGAAAGAAGAGAGTTCCTCCTACTTCACCAATCTCACTTCCCTTTACCTGTTCAAAGTTGACACGGGGGGCAATAATAATTCCCCCTTAGAGTGGGGTTTGCACAGATTGTCCTCTCTCAGACTGCTCTACCTCCACGATCATGGCTGGGCGTCTTTTCCGccaaaagaagaggaagaagggaTGACGCTGTGGTTGCCCCCTTCCCTGATCTCTCTGAGAATCGTGCTTTTCCAAAACCTGGAGAAGCTGTCTTGCAAGGACTTTCGAAGCCTCCCCTCCCTCGAACAAATTGCTATCTGCGGTTGCCCCAAGCTCACCACCATTACAGAGCTGGGGCAGCTTCCCTCGCTTTGGGAACTGGAGATCTGGGATTGCCCCAACCTCGCGTCGTTTTCCGCGGAGGAGAAAGGATTGAGGCAGCTGCTGCCTCCCTCGCTTTTGAAATTGGAGATCAAAGGGGATTGTCCATTGCTGAAACGGCGGTGTgaaaagggtaaaggcaaataTTGGGTTCTCATCTCTCATATTCCTCAAGTCCAGATAGACGACAAATTCGTCTTTGACCCAAGCAGTCCATAA
- the LOC131334760 gene encoding putative disease resistance RPP13-like protein 1, protein MRSKMDEITTRLKDLFDKRIGLGLQNVNAGHHTKPPQRPPTSSLIHEPCLHGRDEDKKAIIDLLLSDQSNKGKVGVVAIVGMGGVGKTTLARMVYNDDERVNKHFEMKAWVYVSENFDIMEVTKAILESISDTCNFKALDKVQVQLIKALAGKKFLIVLDDVWNKNRSDWFSLKSPFNLGASGSKVLVTTRSRDVALMMVGTDKVHSLKELSEDDCWSVFAQHAFENRSTDGSPNLVSIGRKIVKKCGGLPLAARTLGGLLQCKLTDDEWEDVLNSKMWELSDEESDILPALILSYYHLPSHLKNCFAYCSILPKGYEFEEKELVFLWMAEGLIQKPVGQKQMEDLGCEYFRELLSRSFFQLSSSIEVSLFIMHGLMHELAQFVAKRNCFRMDEELENNKEAKNTTKARHFSYTRCHRDGIKKFEAFQKAKNLRSFLPFGLRDVGSNESISYLTSYVPLHMLPKLRRLRVLSLRSYLICELSSSIGDLKHVRFLDLSCALITTLPESIGTLYNL, encoded by the coding sequence atgaGGTCCAAGATGGATGAGATCACCACAAGGTTGAAGGATCTCTTTGACAAAAGAATAGGGCTTGGGTTGCAAAATGTTAATGCAGGGCACCATACTAAACCTCCACAAAGACCACCCACTTCATCTTTGATACACGAACCTTGTTTGCATGGTAGGGATGAGGATAAAAAAGCAATAATAGACTTGCTCCTAAGTGATCAATCGAATAAGGGAAAAGTTGGTGTTGTTGCGATTGTGGGTATGGGTGGGGTCGGGAAGACCACCCTTGCTCGGATGGTCTACAATGATGACGAAAGGGTGAATAAGCATTTTGAGATGAAAGCCTGGGTCTATGTGTCtgaaaattttgacattatGGAAGTGACAAAAGCAATTCTTGAGTCTATTTCTGACACTTGCAATTTTAAAGCATTGGATAAAGTTCAAGTTCAATTGATAAAGGCTTTGGCCGGGAAGAAGTTTTTGATTGTTCTAGATGATGTTTGGAACAAAAATCGCAGTGATTGGTTCAGTTTAAAGAGTCCTTTTAATCTTGGAGCCTCAGGAAGTAAAGTCCTGGTAACAACACGAAGTAGGGATGTTGCGTTGATGATGGTCGGAACTGATAAAGTTCATTCCCTGAAGGAACTATCGGAGGATGATTGTTGGTCAGTGTTTGCACAACATGCATTTGAGAATAGGAGTACAGACGGAAGTCCAAATTTGGTTTCAATTGGTCgaaaaattgtgaaaaaatgtGGAGGATTGCCTTTGGCTGCGAGGACACTTGGTGGTCTTCTACAGTGTAAATTGACAGATGATGAATGGGAGGACGTATTGAATAGTAAGATGTGGGAGTTATCGGATGAGGAAAGTGACATTCTTCCAGCTTTGATATTAAGCTACTATCATCTCCCATCTCATTTGAAGAATTGTTTTGCATATTGTTCTATACTACCTAAGGGTTACGAATTTGAGGAGAAGGAACTAGTTTTCTTGTGGATGGCGGAAGGCTTAATTCAAAAGCCTGTGGGACAAAAGCAAATGGAAGATCTTGGATGTGAGTACTTTCGAGAATTGTTATCAAGGTCATTTTTTCAACTGTCAAGTAGTATTGAAGTCTCACTGTTTATTATGCATGGCCTCATGCACGAATTGGCTCAATTTGTTGCAAAAAGAAATTGTTTTAGAATGGACGAGGAGCTGGAAAACAATAAGGAGGCTAAAAATACCACCAAGGCCCGGCATTTTTCCTACACACGTTGCCATCGTGACGGAATAAAAAAGTTTGAGGCCttccaaaaagctaaaaatttgCGGTCTTTCTTACCATTTGGATTGAGAGATGTAGGTTCCAACGAGTCAATCTCCTACTTGACCAGCTATGTTCCCCTCCATATGTTGCCGAAACTAAGACGTTTACGTGTGCTCAGTTTAAGAAGTTATCTAATATGTGAACTTTCAAGTTCGATTGGAGATTTGAAACACGTGAGGTTTCTTGATCTTTCATGTGCCTTGATTACCACATTACCGGAATCAATAGGAACCCTCTACAACCTATAA
- the LOC131332612 gene encoding putative disease resistance RPP13-like protein 1, giving the protein MVVAEIFLGAFVKGLVSVLTSQELLSFARREKIDALLTKWSTMLEQIDAMLADAEEKQTRTNQRGIQRWLEDLEDLAYDLDDMLDEFSTEALRQQVLKKESRGSTSKVRALIPTCCTRFNPSTLVSDFRMRSKMDEMTMRLKDLFDRRTGLHLQIVGAGHSAGRSPQIPPTSSLMHETRLYGRDGDQKAIIELLLRDQLSDVKVDVVPIVGMGGVGKTTLAQMVYNHEMVERHFEIKVWVCVSEKFDIMGVTTAILESIATHTRDYKTLNEVQVQLKKALDGKKFLIVLDDVWNKNYGDWRCLKSPFNVGALGSKVIVTTRNRDVAFMMAGTDTYHHPLKELSEDDCWSVFTEHAFENRNIDESPNLVSLGRKIVKKCGGLPLAARTLGGLLRCKLRDDEWEDVLNSKMWELSDKESDILPALRLSYYHLPSHLKKCFGYCSVLPKDYEFEEKELVFWWMAEGLIQKPTGHKQMEDLGCEYFRELLSRSLFQPSSSGFSLFVMHDLINDLAQFVARRTYFRLDDKLQNNKDDKNITNARHSSYLRGYCDGIKRFEAFRKAKNLRSFLPFGLGDRGTNYGSSFLTSDVPLHLLPSLSRLRVLSLRRYRIYELSNSIGNMKHVRFLDLSCALIATLPESISTLYNLQTLILRNCKNLSKLPTNTSNLINLRHLDLTGADSLQEMPPKIGELTCLQTLSNFVISQDEGSTINELENLIHLRGTLCISGLENVADALDASMANLKDKQGLDVLLMKWSNISDNSCNGSVESKVFDLLRPHNKLKELTIIGYHGLTFPTWVGNSLFCNMVSLKFQNCEKCICLPPLGQLSSLKELHIQGMKTLQNIGPEFYGFGCSHPFPDLEFLTFEDMPKWKDWSPFEVEVGAQAFSRLSELSIKRCPKLLGKLPENLPRLKKLEIKECPLLVFAWAPSPTELNQVRNTLHFKALISLSLTHVLIPDSRNPEVGNEATLENARYSHLSSLISLTVENIQGLRCLPGWFLQGLTGLQELFIRGCQELTSLWKNDVRRRHRLPALRRLEIKKCPQLISFCEEDENEENEEGLQQHEELHYLMMLEHLEITYCEKLERLPRGLHNLKYLQDLIIFDCPCLISFPKEGLPSTLTTLRIRDCVALRSVPECPSLTYLSCSKTGLPPTLKSLWLYNCRNLESVLAEEGMKINCPSLEYVSINSCKSLKSLPDLMQNNYNGGFLRNLRQWKIYDCDNLECIPEGWFTATNLRELEIYRCKKLKGPPYRVYKNLTSLQKLSVDNCASATGLVSCILNNAQFTNLTVLGIVNLDMGNKPRSEWGLHRLSSLTALDLGRYGGTSFPPEEKDGMMQWLPPSLTTLLIYEFPNLEKLYCKDFQNLPSLERLEIWRCPKLTTITELGQLPSLSELSIHFCPNVKSFSAEDQAFRLPPSLLVLWIYTCPLLKARCEKKKKGQYWPLISHIPQVTIDGRLQDTMPQHKHKSKTLAQSMAYFYISFHARLYRMANKSSQMASDVCIKPLAYILSSDNFINRGASLCICPSADTFLEPII; this is encoded by the exons ATGGTTGTAGCTGAAATCTTTCTTGGTGCTTTCGTCAAGGGGCTGGTCAGTGTATTGACCTCCCAAGAGTTGTTGAGCTTTGCACGGAGGGAGAAGATTGATGCTCTGCTCACGAAATGGAGCACAATGTTGGAACAAATCGATGCCATGCTAGCTGATGCTGAAGAGAAGCAAACGAGGACCAATCAAAGGGGTATCCAACGGTGGCTGGAGGATCTCGAGGACTTGGCTTATGATCTGGACGACATGCTAGACGAGTTCTCCACCGAAGCTTTGCGGCAACAAGTGTTGAAGAAGGAGTCTCGAGGCAGCACCAGCAAGGTACGTGCCCTCATACCTACTTGTTGTACGCGTTTCAATCCGAGCACCCTGGTTTCAGATTTTAGAATGAGGTCCAAGATGGATGAGATGACTATGAGGTTGAAGGATCTCTTTGACCGAAGAACGGGGCTTCACTTGCAAATTGTTGGTGCGGGACACTCTGCAGGTAGATCTCCACAAATACCACCCACTTCATCTTTGATGCACGAAACTCGTTTGTACGGTAGAGATGGGGATCAAAAGGCGATAATAGAGTTGCTCCTGCGTGATCAATTGAGTGATGTAAAAGTTGATGTTGTTCCGATTGTGGGCATGGGGGGAGTCGGGAAGACCACCCTTGCTCAAATGGTCTATAACCACGAAATGGTTGAGAGACATTTTGAAATCAAAGTGTGGGTCTGTGTTTCTGAAAAGTTTGACATTATGGGAGTGACAACAGCGATTCTAGAGTCTATTGCCACTCACACTCGCGATTATAAAACCTTGAATGAAGTTCAAGTTCAATTGAAAAAGGCTTTGGATGGTAAGAAGTTCTTGATTGTTCTAGATGACGTTTGGAACAAAAACTACGGTGATTGGAGATGTTTAAAGAGTCCTTTTAATGTTGGAGCCTTAGGAAGTAAAGTAATAGTAACGACGCGTAATAGGGATGTTGCATTCATGATGGCCGGAACCGATACATATCATCATCCCCTGAAGGAACTATCAGAGGATGATTGTTGGTCGGTGTTTACAGAACATGCATTTGAGAATAGAAATATAGATGAAAGTCCAAATTTAGTTTCACTTGGTCgaaaaattgtgaaaaaatgtGGAGGATTGCCCTTGGCTGCGAGGACTCTCGGTGGACTTCTACGGTGTAAATTGAGAGATGACGAATGGGAAGACGTATTGAACAGTAAAATGTGGGAGTTATCggacaaggaaagtgacattcTTCCAGCTTTGAGATTAAGCTACTATCACCTCCCTTCACATTTGAAGAAGTGTTTTGGATATTGTTCCGTACTGCCTAAGGATTACGAATTTGAGGAGAAGGAACTCGTTTTCTGGTGGATGGCAGAAGGCTTAATACAGAAGCCAACAGGGCATAAACAAATGGAAGATCTTGGATGTGAGTACTTCCGCGAATTGTTATCGAGATCTTTATTTCAGCCATCAAGTAGTGGATTCTCGCTATTTGTGATGCATGACCTCATCAACGATTTAGCTCAGTTTGTCGCAAGGAGAACTTATTTTAGGCTGGATGACAAGCTTCAAAACAATAAGGATGATAAAAATATAACTAACGCTCGTCATTCATCCTACTTACGTGGCTATTGTGATGGCATAAAAAGGTTTGAGGCCTTCCGAAAAGCCAAAAATTTGCGGTCTTTTTTACCATTTGGATTGGGAGATCGAGGTACCAACTACGGGTCATCCTTTTTAACAAGCGATGTTCCCCTCCATTTGTTGCCGAGTCTTAGTCGTTTACGCGTGCTTAGTTTGAGAAGATATCGAATCTATGAACTTTCGAATTCGATTGGAAATATGAAACATGTGAGGTTCCTTGACCTTTCATGTGCCTTGATTGCCACATTACCGGAATCAATAAGCACTCTTTACAACCTACAAACACTAATATTGAGAAACTGTAAAAATCTCAGCAAGTTGCCTACAAACACGAGTAATCTTATTAACTTGCGGCATCTTGATCTTACTGGTGCAGATTCTTTACAAGAAATGCCACCAAAAATAGGTGAATTGACATGTCTCCAGACATTATCAAACTTTGTTATCAGCCAAGATGAGGGGTCTACCATAAATGAGTTGGAAAACTTGATTCATCTTAGAGGGACTCTTTGCATATCAGGCTTGGAGAATGTGGCTGATGCTCTGGATGCCAGCATGGCCAACTTAAAGGATAAACAAGGCTTAGATGTCCTGTTGATGAAATGGAGTAATATATCAGATAATTCTTGCAATGGAAGTGTTGAATCAAAAGTGTTTGACTTGCTAAGACCTCACAATAAGCTAAAAGAGCTTACCATTATTGGTTACCATGGCCTAACATTTCCGACTTGGGTGGGAAATTCTTTGTTCTGTAATATGGTATCCTTGAAGTTCCAAAactgtgaaaagtgcatttgcTTGCCACCACTGGGTCAATTATCCTCACTTAAAGAACTTCACATTCAAGGTATGAAAACATTACAGAACATTGGACCTGAGTTCTATGGGTTCGGCTGCTCACATCCCTTCCCAGATCTAGAGTTTTTGACCTTTGAGGACATGCCTAAATGGAAAGACTGGTCTCCATTTGAAGTTGAGGTAGGTGCTCAAGCATTTTCACGATTGTCAGAGCTCTCCATTAAAAGGTGTCCCAAGCTTTTGGGTAAATTGCCCGAAAATCTTCCTCGcttaaaaaaattggagattAAAGAGTGCCCACTGTTGGTTTTTGCATGGGCTCCAAGCCCTACAGAGCTGAATCAAGTGAGGAACACGCTCCACTTTAAGGCactcatttctctatctctcacacATGTTTTGATTCCGGACTCTAGGAATCCAGAAGTGGGTAATGAAGCAACGTTGGAAAATGCAAGGTATAGCCATTTGAGCTCGCTGATTTCCCTTACAGTTGAAAATATACAGGGTCTTAGATGCCTACCTGGTTGGTTTCTTCAAGGGCTGACGGGACTCCAAGAACTCTTTATCCGTGGTTGTCAAGAACTCACCTCACTGTGGAAGAATGACGTGAGACGGAGACACCGACTCCCTGCCCTCCGACGTTTAGAGATTAAAAAATGCCCTCAACTTATTTCGTTTTGTGAAGAAGACGAAAACGAAGAGAATGAGGAAGGGCTACAACAGCATGAGGAGCTGCATTACTTAATGATGCTGGAGCATTTGGAAATAACATATTGTGAAAAGCTGGAGAGACTACCACGGGGGCTGCACAACCTCAAATATCTTCAAGATCTTATCATCTTCGATTGTCCATGTCTCATCTCTTTTCCCAAGGAAGGTTTGCCATCTACTCTAACAACACTTCGCATTAGGGATTGTGTCGCTCTGCGGTCCGTACCAGA GTGTCCATCGCTCACGTACTTAAGTTGTTCCAAAACTGGGCTACCGCCCACTCTCAAATCACTGTGGCTTTATAATTGTAGAAATCTGGAGTCAGTACTGGCAGAGGAAGGGATGAAAATCAATTGTCCATCTCTTGAATATGTGTCAATTAACAGCTGTAAGAGCCTCAAATCCTTGCCGGATCTGATGCAAAATAATTATAACGGTGGATTTCTCAGGAATCTCAGACAATGGAAGATATATGATTGTGATAATTTGGAATGCATTCCGGAAGGATGGTTCACCGCAACCAATCTAAGGGAATTGGAGATCTACAGATGCAAAAAACTCAAGGGCCCACCATACCGTGTCTATAAGAACCTCACTTCTCTTCAAAAGTTGTCTGTAGATAATTGTGCTTCAGCTACAGGACTCGTATCTTGCATTCTGAACAATGCACAATTCACCAACCTCACTGTGCTTGGAATCGTCAATCTGGACATGGGTAATAAGCCCCGATCAGAGTGGGGTTTACATAGATTGTCCTCCCTCACAGCTCTTGACCTCGGACGTTACGGCGGGACGTCATTTCCACCAGAAGAAAAAGATGGGATGATGCAGTGGTTGCCCCCTTCTCTGACCACCCTGCTTATCTATGAGTTCCCAAATCTGGAGAAGCTCTATTGCAAGGACTTTCAAAACCTCCCCTCTCTTGAAAGACTTGAAATCTGGAGATGCCCCAAGCTCACGACCATTACAGAGCTAGGGCAGCTTCCCTCACTTTCGGAATTGTCGATCCATTTTTGCCCCAACGTCAAATCGTTTTCTGCAGAGGATCAAGCATTCCGTCTGCCTCCCTCACTTTTGGTATTGTGGATATACACATGTCCTTTACTGAAAGCGAGGtgtgaaaagaagaagaaaggccAATATTGGCCCCTCATTTCTCACATCCCTCAAGTCACCATAGACGGCAGACTCCAAGATACTATGCCCCAG CACAAGCACAAGTCGAAAACTCTGGCACAAAGCATGGCCTATTTTTACATTTCTTTCCATGCACGACTATATCGGATGGCAAACAAGAGTAGTCAAATGGCATCAGACGTTTGCATAAAGCCGTTGGCCTATATTTTGTCTTCAGACAATTTTATAAACCGTGGAGCATCTTTATGcatttg CCCTTCAGCTGATACGTTTTTGGAACCAATCATTTGA